From the genome of Macaca thibetana thibetana isolate TM-01 chromosome 8, ASM2454274v1, whole genome shotgun sequence:
GAAGCGAGGTATTGATACAGCCTGTCGAAAAAATACCCCAAAACTTCTAGGGGTAACTGTCAAAATCTCTTTCTTGAGAgacaggtctcattctgttgcccaggctggagtacagtggcacaatcagagctcacggcagcctcgaattcctggactcaagctatcctcccacctcagcctcctgagcaactgggatcacaagcgtgtgtgccactatgcccggccaatttcttaatattttgtggagacacggtcttgctatgttacccaggctggtcgtgaactcctgatcccaagtgccccctcctgtcttggcttcccaaagtgcagggattacaagaatgagctACCGTGCGTGCCCAGCCTGCTAGAATCTTAATACTGTTCCTAAACATTaggttttctgaagaaaaaagtgCTGGAGAGAGTACTGTCAGTGTATGGTCTTTATAATATATTAACttcattaaaaatggaattataaaaagagttaaaaattaaTAGTCTGGACAGAAACAGAACTTCCCAGGAGAGTAACTGAATAAACAGCTTGAATTATTTACTCCATTTTACAATCATTTCTTAATCCATGGAGACAGTGACAGTATGAGATACACAGGCTAACCATTTAAATCTTATCCTCTAATCACTTCTACCAAGTTGacaaaaaggaattattttcctttctgatttattAAGCCATTCTACTAATATATGAACGGTGGAATTAAAAAACCATAATTGAAGAATAATGAAAACTTGCAAAGCGACAAGTTAACCCTGAAAATTAACCAATTTTGTTTAACGGAGGGAAAAACATGAACAAGATACCTCTCGAAGTGCTTCAGCGTAAGAACTCATGTCTGTGAGGATAACCAGTACGTGTTTCTCACATTGGTATGCCAGAAATTCAGCTGTGGTTAGAGCCAGGCGAGGAGTGATAATTCGCTCAATGCTGAAAGGGAACTTAGTAAGTCTTAGGCCACTCAAACCAaaagaccaaaaagaaaagacaaaaagaaatgattCTGGAAACAACAGTGCAATTCcccttttaaagttttaaataaattcaggAGAGCAAAGCAATTGTTGCTTTACAAATTCTTAAGTAAGGTATTAACAGTTATTTATAAATGTCTCAAATTTCTCAGTTGTATGGTTTCTCAACACTGGGGTGGGGCGGGATGgggggcaggaaggagagagacagggaagaaaTGAAAGCCAGATTTTTCAGGTAAGAGGAAAAAATcatttacagagagttgattgtgTATTAGGTAATTTATTaagtatgatctcatttaatatGCAAAACAACTCCATGAGACAAGTATCAGTTGCCACATTTTACGAGTTTCAGAAcctaagtaatttgcccaatgCCAGATAAGTATCAGGAAGCAGGGCTGGACTTTAAATACAGGGTTACCTCACCGCTAGGTCCAAATGCTGTTATTACCACGGTTTACCTCCCCAACCTTAAGAAACATTTTTGATCCCGAGTCTGGGCCACAGAAAGAAATAGCTCTGTTTACTTACGTTGGGTCATTCGCCAAGTTCAAAAAGAGGCAGACATTGTCCATTGAGCCATTTTCTTCAAAGTCAGATTTGAAGAATCGGGCAGTTTCCATGTTTACCTAAATAACAATAACTTCATCAGTGCTGGGAGAAGAAAAATCCTGAACATTTATTTCTGATGAAAGCCAAGCTATAGATTTGAATTGttccttcttttaaaatctcAAGTATCCCAAAAGTTTTCACAAAAGCCAACAGAACAAAGAGCCGGTTTGGGGCACaaacaacattatttttaaatttcaaattagtCAAACGCCAAATTTTAGTCCTTAGTTTGGTCAAAAATGCCAGACTGCAAATTCTTTACCTAAAGAAATTCTTTACCCAAAGAAAAATTCAACTATATATGTACATTGTTCTCATAACACAAGcaaaattttatatatcatactaaaacaaaaaaaatctacttaCACCCATAGCAGCAAATACAATTGCAAAATTTTCCTCACTGTAGTCTACTACATCTTTGGATTTCTTTACCAAACCAGCCTGGCGACAGATCTGAGCTGCAATCTGATGAGCAAAGTAGAAGAATTCAGCTGAAATCTAAAATAACATTTCTACAACAAAATAACTTTTACTGTCAACTTTTTGGAATTGAATCATAAATGAAACCAGGACGTTTTAGGGGATTTATTCAAAGAaactattttgtactttttgcaaaGATATGCAAGAGTAAGCAAGAAGACATGTGCATAAATAAAGATTTAAGGTAACTGGATTATACAAACAATAacactgattatttattttgaaaatcctTTACTTGGTTTCTCAGGAACAGTGATGCATTTAGAAATTCTTGTCTGCTAAATTTCATAGCAAACCGATCCCAGTCCTCACCTCATTGTGTGGTAGCCCAGCAGCAGAGAAGATAGGAATTTTCTGCCCCCTGGCAATACTGTTCATTCCATCGATGGCTGAAATGCCAGTCTGAAtcatttcctctgggtagattCGACATTGAGGGTTGATTGGCTGACCTAATGTATTTccagaaaggaaaattttaacaTGTTGGCACAATATtcatgaatgaaattagaaatcatatcaaattaaaagaaaagaaaaagcaccagGAGACCAGAACTACATAAAGCATCTCtctactaccaaaaaaaaaaaaaatattcagttagttttcaaatacaaaacttgaaaaaattttttcctttactcTTTTGTAGACTCACAAAATAAACAGTAATAGAATTCAAGttcctaaagtaaaataaaggtatAGCAAATAAGAGAGAAGTcctaatgccttttttttttttttggagacagtcttgctctgtcgcccaggctggagtgcaatggctcacttggctcagtgcaagcaagctccacctccggggttcatgtcattcccctgcctcagcctcccaagtagctgggactacaggcacctgtcaccacgtccagctaatttttttaattttttttttggtatttttagtagagatggggtttcaccatgttagccaggatggtctccatctcctgacctcatgatccgcccgcctcagcctcccaaagtgctgggattacagtcgtgaaccaCCGCACCGTGCCGAGAAGTCCTAATTTCAAATTCATGGTTTTACCATATACATTTCAGACACATCCTAGATATTTTAcagtatcttaaaatattaatacataaaactttaagataatttctaagaaaatacaattaaataataaaataatttataacctGTGGAGTATGTTGCTTATCTACTTTAAATGATATCACAAACACCACTCTCTATCTGGCAAAGGTACAAGACAGAGAGAGGCTATTTTATCCCAAACACAGAAACCCATCTACTGTCCCTACCCATGATATCAAGGAAGTCTTCAGCCAGTACAACAGGACCTCTGTCAATGGGTTTTCCCGATCCATTGAATACCCGacctagaaatcagtaacaagacaGGACAAAGTAGATGCTGACTTTCAAAcgttcataatttttaaaagaccttatggaaatatgtttaaaaggaaacagATCTCAGCTTAGAATGAATAATATCCATTTACCAAGCATATCCTCAGACACTGGTGTTCGGAGAATATCCCCAGTAAACTCACAGGACGTTTTCTTAGCATCTATACCTgaagtcccttcaaatacctaTCAAGAAAAAGAATCAGAAGGGTAAAAGTAATTTAGATCATgggcatttacattttattcatctgCTAAACAgctcttataaaataaaatacacgaATGTATACTACTTTTGATATAATGAGCAAAGACATATAATAAATCAAATTGTCAACCTTCAGATCAAGGGTTCATGCTACAGGCCAAGCCTGATAAACAAGCtaagtatgttttgttttgttttttaattttttaatatatatatttttaaagggttgtttcaaaaaaaaagaaaaagaaggaagaatatgTAAGAGAATTTAGTTGGCCCCACAAAGCCTAAAAGCATTActctctggccttttacagaaatcTTGCCAATCCCTGCTTTAGACTATTTTTAAGGGGAACATGTTATTGAGAAAACTGCCATTACCCATAGTGAGGTAACATTAAAAACTAGGAACTGTATGAGACAATTTAAAAGAAGAGACTCAGACAGATGCTCTTTTGGTTTCATCACATCATCACTGAATTCTGCTTTTCATCTCTCTCCTTCTACAAGACtaattttatccatttaaatttcaaattagtCAAATGCCAAATTTTAGTCCTTAGTTTGGTCAAAAATGCCAGACTGTGTTGCTGTCAGACTAAGTGGAGCTAGGTGGCTGACAATGAGCAAGAAAACATGCAATGATAATTATTATTCCCTGCAGCCGGTAACCAATCTCTAAAGACTCTAAAAACACGTATACAATGATCATCACAGAAAGAAACACGTAGCGTTCCCTATGTGTCGGCAGCTAGGCAACAGTTCAGCTGGCCAGGTGCAACTTACCTGAACTACTGCCTTGGAACCACTAACTTCCAGAACTTGCCCACTTCTCTTTGTGCCATCTGGTAAGGTCAAATGGACGATTTCAGCATACCTgggaaactaaagagaaaaaaaataaaggatcaATAACCCACATTTTAAAAGCCCTCCAAATTACTACACATGCTCTGTCTCTACCATGGTGTGTCCGAATGTGCAACCCCTACTCTCCACAGATACAGGTTTAGGCTGAGAGCTTTCAATATCCTCAGGTAGTTTAAGTCCTTTCAACACACATCACTGACACGTATATTGGCAAACAAAGCATAAGGTACAGAAGAAGGGTCTTAAATCCTTGAAAACATGGCAATTAAATGTATTGCTTTTCCTCTGCAtgcatgttttatagttttgaggcTACAGAAAGGTACAGATAAACATGTTCCCACCACCTAGAACTGATGATTGCTTTCTAGGTTGTGTGTATAATCAACTGTGTGCTTCAGGTGTGGTTGATAGGGGAAGAATAAAATGTTACTAAATAGGctaggctcggtggctcacgcctgtaatcccagcactttgggaggccaagatgggcataTTATCCGAAGTCAGGAGTTGgggaccggcctggccaacatggttaaaccttgtctctactaaaaatcaaaaattcgccgggcatggtggtacatgcctgtaatcccagctactcaagagtctggGGCAGAATTGCTTGCGctggggagacggaggttgcagtgagccaagataacgccactgcactcactccagcctggctgacagagcaagactctgtctcaaaaaaaaaaaaaaaaaaaagttactaaataataattactattataatAAGATAATGCTTAAGTCTCATCCTCAATCTAGTTCTCCTAACAAGATACATATTCCTCTAACCcatttttactctttaaaaagacATGTCTCCAAAAAATGTAGTTTGGTGATTTACGTAAATGGCAATGTACTTATCATTCTGCAATTTGTTTTCTGCAATTTGTTTTCCACTTGACCTGATATTAACATGACATTCTGTCACGTTAATACTTATTTTATCAACATAATTGAAAGATGCATCATTATTCTGTgtgatgtggaaaaaaaaaactgccaattAAACTATGATGTGCCATTGGTTGTAAGACCCTTTGGAGATATGGGTACCTTAGAATTAATGTTAAAACAGAGGATGTACAGTTAAACTAGATAACTACACTACATTTTATTTAGCAGTTCTTCTACCAGTGGAGTTTTGGGTTGTTCCAAATTTACACGAACACAAAAATGTTACAATGAGCATTCTTGCATGTGGCTCCTCATACAAGCCAGAATTTCCCAAAGCCATTTGGTGGGCCACATACAAGCTATGCCCATTTTCTGCCAAACTAACTCTGTAAAGGAACCTTATTAATTTACAGTCTCCTTAGCAGTATAAAAAAGTATCCCTTCCATCTTTGCCAATCTAcgcttttaaatgtaatttttttttttttttttttttgagatggagtctcgctctgttgcccaggctggagtgcagtggccggatctcagctcactgcaagctccacctcctgggttcacaccattctcctgcctcagcctcccgagtagctgggactacaggcgcccgccacctcgcctggctagttttttgtatttttttagtagagacagggtttcaccgtgttagccaggatggtcttgatctcctgacctcgtgatccgcccgtctcggcctcccaaggtgctgggattacaggcttgagccaccgcgcccggcctacttttgcTGATATTTTACATAGGTATTTTTGCTAATATCTAACATGAATGTATTAAGAATTTTGGCATCTgtgttataagtgagaacagctatttttcttttctaatactaCACTTTTTCTGGTTTGGAGTCAAAGATATGCTAACTTCACAAAATCAGTGGGCAGCAGTGCTTCATCTTCTTCTATTCTGATATAATTTGCCTGAGACTATCTGTTCCTTGATCCTGTatgttttatgttaaaaacaaaagccaaaatctaaaatcaaaacaaatcacTATAAATCTCACGATCTAAATAGATTTTTCTACAactacataaaatttatttaccaGTCTTCCAGTCTTCCCTCACCTATAACTATACCCCAATGTAACATTCAATGAAGCTTTTTTAGGTCTCTTAAAATTACTTCCTCAGAGACGGTTTCTAAGTCCTTCCCAGTATAATCTTTCACAGCACCCTGACTCTTCACAGCACGTACCAAGTAGACATTGATACTATATCTGCAACTCCACTATACTATGCTCAACTAGGGGAGACCCCATTCTTGTTgttcaccattttattttctgtacgGGGCTCAGCACTTAACACTATTAAgcccaaatattttttgagctgTTTCAATAATATACttagtaatattaaaaaatttgtattttaaaaatgagtccaaaagtttatttaacaaagaatatagaaaacaattaaaatatacagaaacaaacaaagcttCCTAACATTGTTCTCAAAAAACGAAAGAGTAGGCTGTATTCTTTCACAAAACGTTAATGGGCACCTGCCTAAATCTTGTACAACTTAAGTTTGATTATGGCTTTGAATCAATCTTCAGCACATATCAAACTGCAGTCAGGAGGTAAAGTCGCTAGGTTTCATCTTGAGATTAGTTTCTACAGGTGCCTTATCACACACAAAGATATTACCTTAGTGATAAAGCAGAAGAGGCAACGCACTTTGCccctttcttttaagaaatgtttctcGATGTATCTTCTGCTTCCAGAGGGGTCACATGCCAAGCACAAACGCATCATTAACCTCTCTCGACAAACTAGTAATTGTATGCCTCTCCTTGACCCACCCCAGTAACCAATGTACAATTACTGTTCTAGAAAACATattacagaaattattttcttggatGATACTTTGGTCAAACAGCTCAGGTAAAAAGCTTAGCCCAGGGTATCTGATAGCCAAGGGTATCAGGGTATCTGGGCTTTAGACTGACTGACACTCAGTCTAAAGCATGGCTTAAAAATCgtaacaaaaatttaaagtgtACTAAATAGGACCTAATGCCACATTTTTAACTACATAAATAGACCATAAGAGATAGTGGTATTACCTTAACATGATCTAAGATCACTAGCGGACCATTGACTCCAGATACTGTCTTGTATGCTGGAAAGAAATACAGAAGAGTCAGCTTTAGTCAAACAGCACAAAAGCTTAAATTAGCTCTCTGGCATTACCAAAACTCCTTTCTACGTTATCATATCTATTAGAATACGCAACACTCAAATAGTTACAAAATTTTTCAATGCATTTATAGAAATGTCTGTGCCTACAGAACTTTTCATAACTCACTGTCATccaaccaaaaatattttgaatcctTAGTAAGAGTAAGTCATTGTTCTAAGCACCCAGCATACAAAAACAAGACACAGAGGGACAGACTCTGCTTGCCTTTGAAAGTTTGGTCTTATGAGAGAGTTAGAATGTGATGTGATAAGGGCTCTCACTATGGCCTGCAGAGGGTTTGTGGGAGCACAGCAGAAACAGGGCAATAGTTCTCATCTCAGggagaaaagtaaaaactttaTAGAGGAGGTGGCATTTAGCTAATTAGATGAGGAAAGGGAATTTTTAATGTTAAGCAGAAGTGACCAAAGTCACAAAGGAAATCGGAGAAA
Proteins encoded in this window:
- the ATP6V1B2 gene encoding V-type proton ATPase subunit B, brain isoform, translating into MALRAMRGIVNGAAPELPVPTGGPVVGAREQALAVSRNYLSQPRLTYKTVSGVNGPLVILDHVKFPRYAEIVHLTLPDGTKRSGQVLEVSGSKAVVQVFEGTSGIDAKKTSCEFTGDILRTPVSEDMLGRVFNGSGKPIDRGPVVLAEDFLDIMGQPINPQCRIYPEEMIQTGISAIDGMNSIARGQKIPIFSAAGLPHNEIAAQICRQAGLVKKSKDVVDYSEENFAIVFAAMGVNMETARFFKSDFEENGSMDNVCLFLNLANDPTIERIITPRLALTTAEFLAYQCEKHVLVILTDMSSYAEALREVSAAREEVPGRRGFPGYMYTDLATIYERAGRVEGRNGSITQIPILTMPNDDITHPIPDLTGYITEGQIYVDRQLHNRQIYPPINVLPSLSRLMKSAIGEGMTRKDHADVSNQLYACYAIGKDVQAMKAVVGEEALTSDDLLYLEFLQKFERNFIAQGPYENRTVFETLDIGWQLLRIFPKEMLKRIPQSTLSEFYPRDSAKH